One stretch of Enterobacter sp. RHBSTW-00994 DNA includes these proteins:
- a CDS encoding glycosyltransferase: protein MIVVYLSPVNWDSIAQRPHFFADFIAEHDIEKIIWVEPLPSRFPKYSDIRTKIIGVESKSIVKHQKIDVTKVNNVVPVEPFNNIYKLINGKVIKKFIIDLKERINFQDAMLVVGKPSVLSLEIINSIQFKNIIVDVMDDYPHFFKGRARKSVSNLLKELLHKADVSLFSSNGLLTKYSAFTNNAFLAMNACSKSFYSEIKKREEEKSTSSSNTIIYGYIGSVAKWFDWGFITKLSVSRPDATILIVGPLYVKPDNIPENVIIKPAIEHKNIPDVIRTFTYGIIPFCIDELTESVDPVKYYEYIAAGIPVISTNFGEMKNRVDSGLAVTLEQHLAGDEPTVEKPIFWENRFSILDEGYFCVKKF, encoded by the coding sequence ATGATAGTAGTATATTTATCACCTGTTAACTGGGATAGTATTGCTCAGCGACCACATTTCTTTGCTGACTTTATTGCTGAGCATGATATTGAAAAAATAATCTGGGTCGAACCATTACCATCTCGGTTTCCAAAATATTCAGACATCAGAACAAAAATAATCGGTGTCGAGTCAAAAAGTATCGTAAAACATCAGAAAATTGATGTTACTAAAGTTAATAATGTTGTACCCGTAGAACCTTTTAATAATATCTATAAGTTGATTAATGGAAAGGTTATCAAGAAATTCATTATCGATCTGAAAGAGCGAATTAATTTCCAAGATGCTATGCTTGTTGTTGGAAAACCCAGCGTACTAAGCCTTGAAATTATTAACAGTATTCAATTTAAGAATATCATTGTAGATGTGATGGATGACTATCCGCACTTTTTCAAGGGAAGGGCAAGGAAAAGTGTATCTAATTTGTTGAAGGAATTACTCCATAAAGCGGATGTTTCATTGTTTTCATCAAATGGACTCCTTACGAAATACAGTGCATTTACAAATAATGCCTTTCTGGCTATGAATGCTTGTTCTAAATCATTCTATAGTGAGATCAAAAAAAGAGAAGAAGAGAAGAGTACGTCTTCTTCCAATACTATTATTTATGGTTACATCGGAAGTGTTGCCAAATGGTTCGATTGGGGGTTTATTACTAAATTATCTGTCAGTCGGCCTGATGCAACGATTTTAATTGTCGGTCCTTTATATGTTAAACCAGATAACATTCCTGAAAATGTAATAATTAAGCCTGCAATAGAACATAAAAATATCCCTGATGTGATAAGAACATTTACTTATGGGATTATTCCATTTTGTATTGATGAGTTAACTGAGTCTGTAGATCCTGTTAAATACTATGAGTATATAGCTGCTGGAATACCTGTAATATCAACTAATTTCGGTGAGATGAAAAACAGGGTAGATAGTGGGTTGGCAGTGACTCTCGAACAGCATCTTGCAGGAGATGAACCTACTGTTGAAAAACCAATCTTCTGGGAGAATAGATTTAGTATTTTAGATGAAGGGTATTTCTGTGTTAAGAAATTTTAA